TTAGATGTAAATAACCAAATACCATTTCTAAAGCTTAAAATTGCCCATAAAAAAACACTTACGTATACTCTAAAAATAAATAGTCTTTTACCGGCAACCAGACCATAAAACTGGATACGTAAATAAGCATAAAATTTAAAAAATGAAAACAAGCAAATTATATAATTTTAAAGAAATGAATTCCTACCAGTTTATTGCGGTGGTAGGTTTGGTAATGACTTTAGTAGCCCACGCTATTTTGGAGATTGCCAATAAACATATTGCCAGTTTTAATGCTTTATATGCTTGTTGGCTGGGCGTTTTTATTATTGGGGCCATTATAAATTTTAATACCAAACCCGACGATCACGGCCATCACCATCACCACCATTAATTTTAAGGCGGTTTATTTTTAATCAACCCATGACTTCATCTGAATTAAACTCTGCGGCTAACTTACATTTTCCGGATAAAACCGACTGGCTACAAAAATTGGCTTTGAGCAGCTTAGGCTTAGGCTTGCTTTTAATTTTTATCAGCGGTTTTCAGGCAAAAGGCGAGGTAAATTTTATGGTTACTGGTATTGCGCTGGCCTTAGTTGCTTTACTTACCTATTTTTTCCGGACTTATTTAAAAACCCAACCGGGTGTCCGGATTAACGGTATCTGGCTGCGTAGCTCCACCAGCAGGGGTTTAATTGCCTGGGTAACCGGCGTATTTTTAACGGGTTTTTACGTGGTGCTTTACTGGTGGCCCGGTTTAATGACGGGTTTAATCAGGAGTATCGATCCTTTGAGTTATTTTATACGCGGGATCGAAGCTGACCGGTGGTTTTTATACGGCACTTTTTACACCTTAGCGGTAGTAATTATGGGCGTGCGTGCCTTATTTAAATACCGCCACAGTACGTACCACATTATCCGCACATTGTCGGTTATGTTTTTTCAGTTGGTGCTGGCTTATCTTATTCCTTACTTTTTAATTTTATTTAATCAACCCGAATTTTATCCTTCTTACTTCTGGCCCCTTAAATACGATTATTTGTTTCCGGGCACCGTGGATTATTTAATTAAAACACCAGGAGCGTTGGGGGTATTTTTTGTTTTCTGGACGGCGGTAATTTCTTTAATTGGCGTGCCCGTGCTTACTTATTTTTTTGGCAAGCGGTGGTATTGCAGTTGGGTATGCGGCTGCGGCGGCTTAGCCGAGACTGCCGGTGACCCATACCGACATTTATCGGATAAATCTCGGAAGGCCTGGCAATGGGAGGTAGCCATTATTTATCCAGTATTGGGTTTTATTATACTTACTACCTTGCTGCTTTGGGTAAACTCGGTTACCGGAGGTGGAATTCTGGGAGGTTTATCGAACGGTTTTTCGCAAACCTACGGGTTCTTTATCGGCTCAATTTTTTCCGGAGTTATTGGGGTAGGTTTTTATCCCATCATGGGTTCGCGGGTTTGGTGTCGGTTTGGTTGCCCCATGGCGGCGTATCTAGGTATTCTGCAAAAGCATTTTTCCCGGTTCAGGATAACCACGAACGGCGGCCAATGCATTTCCTGTGGCAATTGTTCTAATTACTGCGAGATGGGAATCGATGTAAGATGGTATGCCCAACAAGGCCAACCCATTATCCGGTCGTCGTGCGTGGGTTGCGGCATGTGCGCCACCGTTTGCCCACGCGGTGTTTTAAACCTGGAAAACGGCCCGCGCCAAGACCGGTTCCAGCCCACCGCTTTTATTTCTTCAGAAAATGTTAGAATTTTAAAATAAGCTATTTTATAAAACTAATTAAGGCTTTATGAAAAGCTTCGGGAGTTTGCAGATGCGGAATGTGACCTACACCGGGTAAGCCCACCAGTTTACTCGACCTGATTTGATTAACTGCCTTACGGCCCAAATTAGGGTAATTACCAGCCCGTGCCAATACGGCTTTGTCTTTTATAAGTGCTTTGCCCACTACCGTACGATCGGCTTGCCCAATAATTAACAAAGTCGGCATTTGCAACAGTTCTAATTCGTAAACAATAGGTTGCTGGTAAATCATATCATAGGTTTGGGCCGAGGCCAGCGCTACCGCAGC
The sequence above is a segment of the Adhaeribacter swui genome. Coding sequences within it:
- a CDS encoding 4Fe-4S binding protein → MTSSELNSAANLHFPDKTDWLQKLALSSLGLGLLLIFISGFQAKGEVNFMVTGIALALVALLTYFFRTYLKTQPGVRINGIWLRSSTSRGLIAWVTGVFLTGFYVVLYWWPGLMTGLIRSIDPLSYFIRGIEADRWFLYGTFYTLAVVIMGVRALFKYRHSTYHIIRTLSVMFFQLVLAYLIPYFLILFNQPEFYPSYFWPLKYDYLFPGTVDYLIKTPGALGVFFVFWTAVISLIGVPVLTYFFGKRWYCSWVCGCGGLAETAGDPYRHLSDKSRKAWQWEVAIIYPVLGFIILTTLLLWVNSVTGGGILGGLSNGFSQTYGFFIGSIFSGVIGVGFYPIMGSRVWCRFGCPMAAYLGILQKHFSRFRITTNGGQCISCGNCSNYCEMGIDVRWYAQQGQPIIRSSCVGCGMCATVCPRGVLNLENGPRQDRFQPTAFISSENVRILK